In a genomic window of Xylophilus rhododendri:
- the rpoC gene encoding DNA-directed RNA polymerase subunit beta': MKSLLDLFKQFTPDEHFDAIRIGLASPEKIRSWSFGEVKKPETINYRTFKPERDGLFCAKIFGPIKDYECLCGKYKRLKHRGVICEKCGVEVTQTKVRRERMGHIDLAAPCAHIWFLKSLPSRLGLVLDMTLRDIERVLYFEAYVVTDPGMTPLKKFGIMSEDDYDAKRKEYGDEFIAKMGAEGIKDLLEAIDIDTEIERLRGDLTGSEVKVKKNAKRLKLLEAFKKSGIKPGWMVLDVLPVLPPDLRPLVPLDGGRFATSDLNDLYRRVINRNSRLRRLLELKAPEIIARNEKRMLQEAVDSLLDNGRRGKAMTGANKRALKSLADMIKGKSGRFRQNLLGKRVDYSGRSVITVGPTLKLHQCGLPKLMALELFKPFIFSRLEAMGIATTIKAAKKEVESGTPVVWDILEEVIKEHPIMLNRAPTLHRLGIQAFEPILIEGKAIQLHPLVCAAFNADFDGDQMAVHVPLSVEAQMEARTLMLASNNILFPASGEPSIVPSQDVVLGLYYATRDKVNGKGEGLVFSDIGEVQRAFDAGEAELAARINVRLTEWTKDKATGEFSAATTLTATTVGRALLSEILPKGLPFSNLNKALKKKEISKLINVSFRKCGLKETVVFADKLLQNGFRLATRAGISIAVDDMLVPPEKVGIIERAEGEVKEIAQQYASGLVTAGERYNKVVDIWGKAGDEVSKVMMAQLAKEKTTDRNGKTVDQESFNSIYMMADSGARGSAAQIRQLAGMRGLMAKPDGSIIETPITANFREGLNVLQYFISTHGARKGLADTALKTANSGYLTRRLVDVTQDLVVTEIDCGTFNGSLMRAIVEGGEVIESLRDRILGRTAAEEVLHPENRSVLAPAGTLLEEDLIEELEAAGVDEVKVRTALTCETRFGICAKCYGRDLGRGGLINLGEAVGVIAAQSIGEPGTQLTMRTFHIGGAASRAAVASSVEAKSNGVIGFNATMRYVSNTKGDLVVIARSGEIVIHDEHGRERERHKVPYGAILAVKADQSVKAGTILANWDPLTRPVITEFAGKVQFENVEEGLTVAKQVDDVTGLSTLVVIDPKRRGSTKVVRPQVKLIDAQGVEVKIPGTDHSVTIGFQVGSLVQIRDGQDVGPGEVLARIPVEGQKTRDITGGLPRVAELFEARSPKDKGMLAEMTGTVSFGKETKGKVRLQITDPEGKIWDELIPKEKNILVHEGQVVNKGESVVDGPADPQDILRLLGIEELSRYIVDEVQDVYRLQGVKINDKHIEVIVRQMLRRVVVEASGESGYIAGEQVERSEMLNTNDRLRGENKVPATYTNLLLGITKASLSTDSFISAASFQETTRVLTEAAIMGKRDELRGLKENVIVGRLIPAGTGMAYHNARKVKDQMDEAERSAIAEAEAAEMGGEDLSDTAETSQGASAE; encoded by the coding sequence ATGAAGTCACTACTCGACCTGTTCAAGCAGTTCACGCCGGACGAGCATTTCGATGCCATCCGCATCGGCCTGGCTTCGCCCGAGAAGATCCGTTCGTGGTCCTTCGGCGAAGTGAAGAAGCCCGAGACCATCAACTACCGCACCTTCAAGCCCGAACGCGACGGCCTGTTCTGCGCCAAGATCTTCGGCCCCATCAAGGACTACGAGTGCCTGTGCGGCAAGTACAAGCGCCTGAAGCACCGCGGCGTGATCTGCGAGAAGTGCGGCGTTGAAGTCACCCAGACCAAGGTGCGCCGCGAGCGCATGGGCCACATCGACCTGGCCGCGCCCTGCGCGCACATCTGGTTCCTGAAGTCGCTGCCGTCGCGCCTGGGCCTGGTGCTCGACATGACGCTGCGCGACATCGAACGCGTGCTGTACTTCGAAGCCTACGTGGTCACCGACCCCGGCATGACCCCGCTGAAGAAGTTCGGCATCATGTCCGAGGACGACTACGACGCCAAGCGCAAGGAATACGGCGACGAGTTCATCGCCAAGATGGGCGCCGAAGGCATCAAGGACCTGCTCGAAGCCATCGACATCGACACCGAGATCGAGCGCCTGCGCGGCGACCTGACCGGCTCCGAAGTCAAGGTCAAGAAGAACGCCAAGCGCCTGAAGCTGCTCGAAGCCTTCAAGAAGTCCGGCATCAAGCCGGGCTGGATGGTGCTCGACGTGCTGCCCGTGCTGCCGCCGGACCTGCGTCCGCTGGTGCCGCTGGACGGCGGCCGCTTCGCCACCTCCGACCTGAACGACCTGTACCGCCGGGTCATCAACCGCAACTCGCGCCTGCGCCGCCTGCTGGAGCTGAAGGCTCCGGAAATCATCGCGCGCAACGAGAAGCGCATGCTGCAGGAAGCCGTCGACTCGCTGCTGGACAACGGCCGCCGCGGCAAGGCCATGACGGGCGCCAACAAGCGCGCGCTGAAGTCGCTGGCCGACATGATCAAGGGCAAGTCCGGCCGTTTCCGCCAGAACTTGCTGGGCAAGCGCGTCGACTATTCCGGCCGTTCCGTGATCACCGTGGGCCCGACGCTCAAGCTGCACCAGTGCGGCCTGCCCAAGCTCATGGCCCTGGAGCTCTTCAAGCCCTTCATCTTCTCGCGCCTCGAAGCCATGGGCATCGCGACGACGATCAAGGCTGCCAAGAAGGAAGTCGAATCCGGCACGCCGGTGGTCTGGGACATCCTGGAAGAGGTGATCAAAGAGCACCCGATCATGCTCAACCGTGCGCCCACGCTGCACCGTCTGGGCATCCAGGCCTTCGAGCCCATCCTGATCGAAGGCAAGGCGATCCAGCTGCACCCGCTGGTCTGCGCGGCCTTCAACGCCGACTTCGACGGCGACCAGATGGCCGTCCACGTGCCGCTGTCGGTGGAAGCGCAGATGGAAGCCCGCACGCTGATGCTGGCCTCCAACAACATCCTGTTCCCCGCTTCCGGCGAGCCGTCCATCGTGCCCTCGCAGGACGTGGTGCTGGGTCTGTACTACGCCACCCGCGACAAGGTCAACGGCAAGGGCGAAGGCCTGGTGTTCTCGGACATCGGTGAAGTCCAGCGCGCATTCGATGCGGGCGAGGCCGAACTGGCCGCGCGCATCAACGTGCGCCTGACGGAATGGACCAAGGACAAGGCCACCGGCGAATTCAGCGCCGCGACCACCCTGACCGCCACCACCGTCGGCCGCGCGCTGCTGTCGGAAATCCTGCCCAAGGGCCTTCCCTTCTCCAACCTGAACAAGGCGCTGAAGAAGAAGGAGATCTCCAAGCTGATCAACGTGTCCTTCCGCAAGTGCGGATTGAAGGAAACGGTGGTCTTCGCCGACAAGTTGCTGCAGAACGGTTTCCGCCTGGCGACCCGGGCCGGCATCTCGATCGCGGTGGACGACATGCTGGTGCCGCCGGAGAAGGTCGGCATCATCGAGCGTGCCGAAGGCGAGGTGAAGGAAATCGCCCAGCAATACGCCTCCGGTCTGGTGACCGCTGGCGAGCGCTACAACAAGGTGGTGGACATCTGGGGCAAGGCCGGCGACGAAGTGTCCAAGGTCATGATGGCCCAGCTGGCCAAGGAAAAGACCACCGACCGCAACGGCAAGACCGTGGACCAGGAGTCCTTCAACTCCATCTACATGATGGCCGACTCCGGCGCCCGCGGCTCCGCCGCGCAGATCCGCCAGCTGGCCGGCATGCGGGGCCTGATGGCCAAGCCCGACGGCTCGATCATCGAGACCCCCATCACGGCGAACTTCCGTGAAGGCCTGAACGTTCTGCAGTACTTCATCTCCACCCACGGTGCCCGTAAGGGCCTGGCGGATACGGCGCTGAAGACCGCGAACTCGGGCTACCTGACGCGTCGCCTGGTCGACGTGACCCAGGATCTGGTCGTCACCGAGATCGACTGCGGCACCTTCAACGGCTCGCTGATGCGCGCCATCGTCGAAGGCGGTGAAGTGATCGAGTCGCTGCGCGACCGTATCCTGGGCCGTACCGCTGCCGAAGAAGTGCTGCACCCGGAAAACCGCTCGGTGCTGGCACCGGCCGGCACGCTGCTGGAAGAAGACCTGATCGAGGAGCTGGAAGCCGCCGGCGTCGACGAGGTTAAGGTCCGCACCGCGCTGACCTGCGAAACCCGCTTCGGCATCTGCGCCAAGTGCTACGGACGCGACCTGGGCCGCGGCGGCCTGATCAACCTCGGCGAAGCCGTCGGTGTGATCGCCGCCCAGTCCATCGGCGAACCCGGCACGCAGCTGACCATGCGGACCTTCCACATCGGTGGTGCGGCTTCGCGTGCGGCAGTCGCCTCCAGCGTGGAAGCCAAGTCCAACGGCGTGATCGGCTTCAACGCCACCATGCGCTACGTCAGCAACACCAAAGGCGACCTGGTGGTGATCGCACGTTCCGGCGAGATCGTCATCCATGACGAACACGGCCGCGAGCGCGAGCGCCACAAGGTGCCTTACGGCGCGATCCTGGCGGTCAAGGCCGACCAGTCGGTCAAGGCCGGCACCATCCTGGCCAACTGGGATCCGCTGACCCGCCCGGTGATCACCGAATTCGCCGGCAAGGTGCAGTTCGAGAACGTCGAGGAAGGCCTGACGGTCGCCAAGCAGGTCGACGATGTGACCGGCCTGTCCACCCTGGTCGTGATCGATCCGAAGCGCCGCGGCTCCACCAAGGTGGTGCGTCCGCAGGTCAAGCTGATCGATGCCCAGGGCGTCGAAGTGAAGATCCCCGGAACCGATCACTCGGTGACGATCGGCTTCCAGGTCGGCTCGCTGGTGCAGATCCGCGACGGCCAGGACGTGGGTCCCGGCGAAGTGCTGGCCCGTATCCCGGTCGAAGGCCAGAAGACGCGCGACATCACCGGCGGTCTGCCGCGTGTGGCCGAGCTCTTCGAAGCCCGCTCGCCCAAGGACAAGGGCATGCTGGCCGAGATGACCGGCACGGTCTCCTTCGGCAAGGAAACCAAGGGCAAGGTCCGCCTGCAGATCACCGATCCGGAAGGCAAGATCTGGGATGAACTGATCCCCAAGGAAAAGAACATCCTGGTGCACGAAGGCCAGGTCGTGAACAAGGGCGAGTCCGTGGTGGACGGCCCGGCCGATCCGCAGGACATCCTGCGCCTGCTGGGTATCGAAGAGCTGTCGCGCTACATCGTCGATGAAGTGCAGGACGTCTACCGTCTGCAGGGCGTGAAGATCAACGACAAGCACATCGAGGTGATCGTTCGCCAGATGCTGCGTCGTGTGGTCGTCGAGGCCTCGGGCGAGTCCGGCTACATCGCCGGCGAGCAGGTCGAGCGTTCGGAAATGCTCAACACCAACGACCGCCTGCGCGGCGAGAACAAGGTGCCGGCAACCTATACCAACCTGTTGCTGGGTATCACCAAGGCCTCGCTGTCGACCGACTCGTTCATCTCCGCGGCGTCCTTCCAGGAAACCACCCGGGTGCTGACCGAAGCGGCCATCATGGGCAAGCGCGACGAGCTGCGCGGCCTGAAGGAAAACGTCATCGTCGGCCGCCTGATCCCCGCGGGCACCGGCATGGCGTACCACAACGCCCGCAAGGTCAAGGACCAGATGGACGAAGCCGAGCGCTCCGCCATCGCCGAAGCCGAAGCCGCCGAAATGGGTGGCGAGGACCTGAGCGATACCGCCGAGACCAGCCAGGGCGCTTCCGCCGAATAA
- the rpoB gene encoding DNA-directed RNA polymerase subunit beta — MAYSYTERKRIRKSFGSRDSVLEVPYLLQMQKDAYTAFLQADTAPRKRTIEGLQAAFDAAFPIVSHNGFVEMKFVEYNLAKPAFDVRECQTRGLTFASAVRAKVQLIIYDRESSTSQSKVVKEVKEQEVYMGEVPLMTEKGSFIINGTERVIVSQLHRSPGVFFEHDKGKTHSSGKLLFSARIIPYRGSWLDFEFDPKDILYFRVDRRRKMPVTILLKAIGLTPETILANFFVNDNFRLMDSGAQMEFVPERLRGEVARFDITDKAGKVVVAKDKRITARHTRELEQSGTTHISVPEDFLIGRVVTKNIVDTDTGEIIAKANDELTEVLLKKLRTSGISELQVIYTNELDKGAYISQTLRSDETADEFAARVAIYRMMRPGEPPTEDAVQALFQRLFYNPDTYDLSRVGRMKFNAKVGRDEATGPMVLTNDDILQVVKILVDLRNGNGEVDDIDHLGNRRVRCVGELAENQYRTGLARIEKAVKERLGQAEQEPLMPHDLINSKPISAALKEFFGASQLSQFMDQTNPLSEITHKRRVSALGPGGLTRERAGFEVRDVHVTHYGRVCPIETPEGPNIGLINSLALYARLNEYGFIETPYRRVVDAKVTMEIDYLSAIEEGKYVIAQANAVLDKDGKLTGDLVSAREAGESILVSADRIQYMDVSPAQIVSVAASLVPFLEHDDANRALMGANMQRQAVPVLRPEKPMVGTGIERVSAVDSGTVVTATRGGIVDYVDATRIVIRVNDEEAQAGEVGVDIYNLIKYQRSNQNTNIHQRPIVQKGDKLAKGDVIADGASTDLGELALGQNMLIAFMPWNGYNFEDSILISERVVAEDRYTSIHIEELVVMARDTKLGAEEITRDIPNLAEQQLNRLDESGIIYVGAEVQPGDTLVGKVTPKGETTLTPEEKLLRAIFGEKASDVKDTSLRVDQGSQGTVIDVQVFTREGIQRDKRAQQIIDDELKRFRLDLNDQLRIVEADAFDRIEKLLTGKTANGGPNKLAKGSKLDKAYLSSVEKFHWFDIRPAEDEVATQLESIKNSLEQTRHSFDLAFEEKRKKLTQGDELPAGVLKMVKVYLAVKRRLQPGDKMAGRHGNKGVVSKIVPVEDMPYMADGTPCDICLNPLGVPSRMNVGQVLEVHLGWAGKGIGQRIGDMLQREAKVAELRKFMDELYNSTGRGVDLAKLDDGQLLSMAANLSNGATFATPVFDGAAEEDIRAMLKLAYPDELAKAKNLTDTRTQAWLIDGRTGEQFERPTTIGYMHFLKLHHLVDDKMHARSTGPYSLVTQQPLGGKAQFGGQRFGEMEVWALEAYGASYVLQEMLTVKSDDVQGRTKVYESIVKGEHAIEAGMPESFNVLVKEIRSLGLDIELERS, encoded by the coding sequence ATGGCCTATTCCTATACCGAACGCAAGCGCATCCGCAAAAGCTTCGGCAGCCGCGACAGCGTGCTGGAAGTCCCCTACCTGCTGCAAATGCAGAAGGACGCCTATACCGCCTTCCTGCAGGCCGATACCGCCCCACGCAAGCGAACCATCGAGGGCCTGCAGGCCGCCTTCGACGCTGCGTTCCCCATCGTCTCGCACAACGGCTTCGTGGAGATGAAGTTCGTCGAATACAACCTGGCCAAGCCGGCGTTCGACGTTCGCGAGTGCCAGACCCGTGGCCTCACCTTCGCCTCGGCCGTGCGCGCCAAGGTGCAGCTGATCATCTATGACCGCGAGTCCTCGACTTCGCAGTCCAAGGTGGTCAAGGAAGTGAAGGAACAAGAGGTCTACATGGGCGAAGTGCCCCTGATGACCGAGAAGGGTTCCTTCATCATCAACGGTACCGAGCGCGTCATCGTGTCGCAGCTGCACCGTTCGCCCGGCGTGTTCTTCGAGCACGACAAGGGCAAGACCCACAGCTCGGGCAAGCTGCTGTTCTCGGCACGCATCATCCCCTACCGCGGCTCCTGGCTGGACTTCGAGTTCGATCCGAAGGACATCCTCTACTTCCGCGTCGACCGCCGCCGCAAGATGCCGGTCACCATCCTGCTCAAGGCCATCGGCCTGACGCCGGAAACCATCCTGGCGAACTTCTTCGTCAACGACAACTTCCGCCTGATGGACAGCGGCGCGCAGATGGAGTTCGTGCCCGAACGCCTGCGCGGCGAAGTGGCGCGCTTCGACATCACCGACAAGGCCGGCAAGGTCGTGGTCGCCAAGGACAAGCGCATCACCGCCCGCCACACCCGTGAACTGGAACAGTCCGGCACCACGCACATCAGCGTGCCGGAAGACTTCCTGATCGGCCGCGTGGTCACCAAGAACATCGTCGATACCGACACCGGCGAGATCATCGCCAAGGCCAACGACGAGCTGACCGAAGTGCTGCTGAAGAAGCTGCGCACCTCGGGCATCTCCGAGCTGCAGGTGATCTACACGAACGAGCTCGACAAGGGCGCCTACATCTCGCAGACCCTGCGCAGCGACGAAACCGCCGACGAGTTCGCCGCCCGCGTGGCCATCTACCGCATGATGCGCCCCGGCGAGCCGCCGACCGAAGACGCAGTCCAGGCCCTGTTCCAGCGCCTGTTCTACAATCCGGATACCTACGACCTGTCGCGCGTCGGCCGGATGAAGTTCAACGCCAAGGTCGGCCGCGACGAAGCCACCGGCCCGATGGTGCTGACCAACGACGACATCCTGCAGGTCGTCAAGATCCTGGTGGACCTGCGCAACGGCAACGGCGAAGTCGACGACATCGACCACCTGGGCAACCGCCGCGTGCGCTGCGTCGGCGAACTCGCCGAGAACCAGTACCGCACCGGCCTGGCGCGTATCGAGAAGGCCGTCAAGGAACGTCTGGGCCAGGCCGAGCAAGAGCCGCTGATGCCGCACGACCTGATCAACTCCAAGCCGATTTCCGCGGCCCTGAAGGAGTTCTTCGGCGCGTCCCAGCTGTCGCAGTTCATGGACCAGACCAACCCGCTGTCCGAGATCACGCACAAGCGTCGTGTCTCGGCCCTCGGCCCGGGCGGCCTGACCCGCGAACGCGCAGGCTTCGAAGTGCGCGACGTGCACGTGACCCATTACGGCCGCGTCTGCCCGATCGAAACCCCTGAAGGCCCGAACATCGGCCTGATCAACTCGCTGGCCCTGTACGCCCGCCTGAACGAATACGGCTTCATCGAGACACCGTACCGCCGGGTGGTCGATGCCAAGGTCACGATGGAGATCGACTACCTGTCGGCCATCGAGGAAGGCAAGTACGTCATCGCCCAGGCCAACGCGGTCCTGGACAAGGACGGCAAGCTGACCGGCGACCTGGTGTCCGCCCGTGAAGCCGGCGAATCCATCCTGGTCAGCGCCGACCGCATCCAGTACATGGACGTGTCGCCCGCGCAGATCGTGTCGGTGGCCGCCTCGCTCGTGCCCTTCCTGGAGCACGACGATGCGAACCGCGCGCTGATGGGCGCCAACATGCAGCGCCAGGCCGTGCCGGTGCTGCGTCCCGAGAAGCCGATGGTCGGCACCGGCATCGAGCGCGTCTCCGCGGTCGACTCCGGCACCGTGGTGACCGCCACGCGCGGCGGCATCGTCGACTACGTCGATGCCACCCGCATCGTGATCCGGGTGAACGACGAAGAAGCCCAGGCCGGCGAAGTCGGCGTGGACATCTACAACCTGATCAAGTATCAGCGTTCCAACCAGAACACCAACATCCACCAGCGTCCCATCGTCCAGAAGGGCGACAAGCTGGCCAAGGGTGACGTGATCGCCGACGGCGCATCGACCGACCTGGGCGAACTCGCCCTGGGCCAGAACATGCTCATCGCCTTCATGCCCTGGAACGGCTACAACTTCGAAGACTCGATCCTGATCTCCGAACGCGTCGTCGCAGAAGACCGCTACACCTCGATCCACATCGAGGAACTGGTGGTCATGGCACGCGACACCAAGCTGGGCGCCGAGGAAATCACCCGCGACATCCCGAACCTGGCCGAGCAGCAGCTCAACCGCCTGGACGAGTCCGGCATCATCTACGTCGGCGCCGAAGTGCAGCCCGGCGACACGCTGGTCGGCAAGGTCACGCCCAAGGGCGAGACCACGCTCACGCCGGAAGAGAAGCTGCTGCGCGCCATCTTCGGCGAGAAGGCTTCGGACGTGAAGGACACCTCGCTGCGCGTGGACCAGGGCTCGCAAGGCACCGTGATCGACGTGCAGGTCTTCACCCGCGAAGGCATCCAGCGCGACAAGCGCGCCCAGCAGATCATCGACGATGAGCTCAAGCGCTTCCGCCTGGACCTGAACGACCAGCTGCGCATCGTCGAGGCCGACGCCTTCGACCGTATCGAGAAGCTGCTGACCGGCAAGACCGCCAACGGCGGCCCGAACAAGCTGGCCAAGGGCAGCAAGCTCGACAAGGCCTACCTGTCGTCCGTCGAGAAGTTCCACTGGTTCGACATCCGCCCGGCGGAAGACGAAGTCGCGACCCAGCTCGAATCGATCAAGAACTCGCTCGAGCAGACCCGCCACAGCTTCGACCTGGCCTTCGAAGAGAAGCGCAAGAAGCTCACGCAGGGCGACGAGCTGCCGGCCGGCGTGCTGAAGATGGTCAAGGTCTACCTGGCCGTCAAGCGCCGCCTGCAGCCGGGCGACAAGATGGCCGGCCGCCACGGCAACAAGGGTGTGGTCTCCAAGATCGTTCCGGTCGAGGACATGCCCTATATGGCCGACGGCACGCCGTGCGACATCTGCCTGAACCCGCTGGGCGTGCCTTCGCGCATGAACGTGGGCCAGGTGCTGGAAGTCCACCTGGGCTGGGCCGGCAAAGGCATCGGCCAGCGCATCGGCGACATGCTGCAGCGCGAAGCCAAGGTGGCCGAGCTGCGCAAGTTCATGGACGAGCTCTACAACTCGACCGGCCGCGGCGTGGACCTGGCCAAGCTCGACGACGGCCAGCTGCTGTCGATGGCGGCCAACCTGTCCAACGGCGCGACCTTCGCGACGCCGGTGTTCGACGGCGCCGCCGAAGAAGACATCCGCGCGATGCTCAAGCTCGCCTATCCGGACGAACTCGCCAAGGCCAAGAACCTGACCGACACCCGGACCCAGGCCTGGCTGATCGACGGCCGCACCGGCGAGCAGTTCGAGCGCCCGACCACCATCGGCTACATGCACTTCTTGAAGCTCCACCATCTGGTGGACGACAAGATGCACGCCCGCTCCACCGGCCCGTACTCACTGGTCACCCAGCAACCGCTGGGCGGCAAGGCCCAGTTCGGCGGCCAGCGCTTCGGCGAAATGGAAGTGTGGGCGCTGGAAGCCTATGGCGCCTCCTACGTGCTGCAGGAAATGCTGACCGTGAAGTCCGATGACGTGCAGGGCCGTACAAAGGTGTACGAGTCCATCGTCAAGGGCGAACACGCCATCGAAGCCGGCATGCCGGAATCGTTCAATGTGCTGGTCAAGGAAATCCGTTCCCTGGGCCTGGACATCGAACTCGAACGTTCCTAA
- the rplL gene encoding 50S ribosomal protein L7/L12: MAFDKDAFLTALDSMTVIELNDLVKAIEEKFGVSAAAMSAPAAGGGAAAPAAEEKTEFNVVLLEAGAQKVGVIKAVREITGLGLKEAKDLVDGAPKNVKEALPKADAEAAVKKLIEAGAKAELK, translated from the coding sequence ATGGCATTCGATAAAGACGCTTTCCTGACCGCGCTCGACAGCATGACGGTCATCGAACTCAACGACCTGGTCAAGGCCATCGAAGAGAAGTTTGGCGTGTCCGCCGCGGCCATGTCCGCACCGGCAGCCGGTGGCGGCGCCGCTGCTCCGGCCGCTGAAGAAAAGACCGAATTCAACGTCGTGCTGCTCGAAGCCGGCGCCCAGAAGGTCGGCGTCATCAAGGCCGTGCGCGAAATCACGGGCCTGGGTCTGAAGGAAGCCAAGGACCTGGTCGACGGCGCTCCGAAGAACGTCAAGGAAGCCCTGCCGAAGGCAGACGCCGAAGCAGCAGTCAAGAAGCTGATCGAAGCCGGCGCCAAGGCCGAGCTGAAGTAA
- the rplJ gene encoding 50S ribosomal protein L10 has translation MSLNRSEKEAVIAEVTSLAAKAQSLVIAEYRGITVADMTKLRNQARSVGVTLSVLKNTLARRAVAGSGFEIVADQMTGPLIYGFSEDAVAAAKVVADFAKTNDKLVIRAGALSGKSLDVAGVKQLANIPSKEVLLAQLLGLMQSPISRTARVLAALAEKRGEGAVAEAPAAEATEAAAA, from the coding sequence TTGAGTCTGAATCGCAGTGAGAAAGAAGCGGTCATTGCAGAAGTGACCAGCCTCGCCGCCAAAGCTCAATCGCTGGTGATTGCGGAATACCGCGGCATCACGGTCGCCGACATGACGAAGCTTCGCAACCAGGCGCGCAGCGTCGGTGTGACCCTGAGTGTTCTGAAGAACACCCTGGCACGCCGCGCAGTCGCCGGCAGCGGCTTCGAGATCGTCGCCGACCAGATGACCGGCCCGCTGATCTACGGCTTCTCCGAAGACGCAGTGGCCGCCGCCAAGGTGGTGGCCGACTTCGCGAAGACCAACGACAAGCTGGTCATTCGCGCGGGCGCGCTTTCGGGCAAGTCGCTGGACGTCGCTGGCGTGAAGCAACTGGCCAACATCCCGTCCAAGGAAGTGCTGCTGGCACAACTGCTGGGCCTGATGCAGTCCCCCATCTCTCGTACCGCTCGCGTTCTCGCGGCGCTGGCGGAGAAGCGTGGCGAAGGCGCAGTCGCAGAAGCACCGGCCGCCGAGGCGACGGAAGCTGCCGCAGCCTGA
- the rplA gene encoding 50S ribosomal protein L1, whose product MAKLTKKQKSLEGKVESTKLYALTEALAMVKEAATAKFDESIDVAVQLGIDAKKSDQVVRGAVVLPNGTGKTKRVAVFAQGAKAEEAKAAGADIVGMDDLAAMVKAGDMPFDIVIAAPDAMRVVGTLGQILGPRGLMPNPKVGTVTADVATAVKNAKAGQIQFRVDKAGIIHGTIGRRSFDSDKLQGNLVALIDALTKAKPASSKGVYLRKVAVSSTMGLGVRVDTQSIAAA is encoded by the coding sequence ATGGCTAAGCTGACCAAGAAACAAAAGAGCCTCGAAGGCAAGGTCGAGTCCACCAAGCTGTACGCGCTGACCGAAGCGCTGGCGATGGTCAAGGAAGCCGCCACCGCCAAGTTCGATGAATCCATCGACGTGGCCGTGCAGCTGGGCATCGACGCGAAGAAGTCCGACCAGGTCGTGCGTGGCGCCGTCGTGCTGCCCAACGGCACCGGCAAGACCAAGCGCGTGGCCGTGTTCGCCCAGGGCGCCAAGGCTGAAGAAGCCAAGGCCGCCGGCGCCGACATCGTCGGCATGGACGACCTGGCCGCCATGGTGAAGGCGGGCGACATGCCCTTCGACATCGTGATCGCCGCTCCGGACGCCATGCGTGTCGTCGGTACCCTGGGCCAGATCCTGGGCCCGCGCGGCCTGATGCCCAACCCGAAGGTCGGTACCGTCACCGCCGACGTCGCCACCGCCGTCAAGAACGCCAAGGCTGGCCAGATCCAGTTCCGCGTCGACAAGGCCGGCATCATCCACGGCACCATCGGCCGTCGTTCCTTCGACAGCGACAAGCTGCAAGGCAACCTGGTCGCGCTGATCGATGCGCTGACCAAGGCCAAGCCGGCTTCGAGCAAGGGTGTCTACCTGCGCAAGGTGGCCGTGTCTTCCACGATGGGTCTGGGCGTCCGCGTGGACACCCAATCCATCGCTGCAGCCTAA
- the rplK gene encoding 50S ribosomal protein L11, whose amino-acid sequence MAKKIVGFIKLQVPAGKANPSPPIGPALGQRGLNIMEFCKAFNAQTQGVEPGLPLPVVITAFADKSFTFIIKTPPATVLIKKAIKLDKGSPVANKQKVGKITRAQLEEIANTKMKDMNAASLDAAVRTLAGSARSMGVTVEGL is encoded by the coding sequence ATGGCGAAAAAAATCGTCGGTTTCATCAAGCTGCAAGTACCGGCCGGCAAGGCCAATCCTTCGCCGCCGATCGGTCCCGCACTGGGCCAGCGCGGCCTCAACATCATGGAGTTCTGCAAGGCGTTCAACGCCCAGACCCAAGGTGTCGAGCCGGGCCTGCCGCTGCCGGTGGTCATCACCGCTTTCGCGGACAAGAGCTTCACCTTCATCATCAAGACGCCGCCCGCGACCGTCCTGATCAAGAAGGCGATCAAGCTCGACAAGGGTTCGCCGGTGGCGAACAAGCAGAAGGTTGGCAAGATCACCCGCGCTCAGCTGGAAGAGATCGCCAACACCAAGATGAAGGACATGAACGCTGCCAGCCTCGACGCCGCCGTGCGTACGCTGGCGGGTTCTGCCCGTTCGATGGGCGTGACCGTGGAGGGCCTGTAA